The following proteins are encoded in a genomic region of Oncorhynchus kisutch isolate 150728-3 linkage group LG4, Okis_V2, whole genome shotgun sequence:
- the LOC109889660 gene encoding shaker-related potassium channel tsha2-like: MTVVSRENQDETVVVPPRYQDDCDVERGDQECSERVVINISGLRFETQLKTLSRFPSTLLGDPRKRMRFFDPLRNEYFFDRNRPSFDAILYYYQSGGRLRRPVNVTMDIFMEEIKFYEIEEEVIEMFKEDEGMIREVERPMPDNEFQRQMWLLFEYPDSSGPARMIAVVSVSVILISILIFCLETLPRFREDHSTDIELSNHLITNGTTRHKKKNPLTDPFFMVESLCIVWFSFEFLMRFLSCPSKPAFFKNAMNVIDILAIAPYFITLGLELAELQGAGSEQAMSLAILRVIRLVRVFRIFKLSRHSKGLQILGQTLNASISELGLLIFFLLIGVILFSSAAYFAETDDPESGFTSIPAAFWWAVVSMTTVGYGDMCPVTIGGKIVGSMCAIAGVLTIALPVPVIVSNFNYFYHRERNDEDTAVYTHVTCGQQNTSFGEFKSTSDSKQSLAKSEYIEDDSLETLRFTNFSPFEHYTGKLTDV, from the coding sequence ATGACTGTTGTATCCCGTGAGAACCAGGACGAGACTGTGGTAGTCCCTCCCCGGTACCAAGATGATTGCGACGTGGAGCGGGGCGACCAGGAGTGTAGCGAGAGGGTCGTCATCAACATCTCCGGGCTGCGCTTCGAAACTCAACTGAAGACCCTCTCGCGCTTTCCCTCTACGCTATTGGGAGACCCACGTAAAAGGATGCGCTTCTTCGATCCGTTGAGAAATGAGTACTTTTTCGACAGGAATAGACCCAGCTTTGATGCCATCCTTTATTATTACCAGTCCGGGGGAAGGCTTAGGAGACCTGTCAACGTTACCATGGACATTTTCATGGAAGAAATCAAATTTTATGAAATCGAAGAGGAGGTTATAGAGATGTTCAAAGAAGATGAAGGTATGATCAGAGAGGTGGAACGTCCGATGCCTGACAACGAGTTTCAGCGCCAGATGTGGTTGTTGTTTGAGTACCCCGACAGTTCGGGGCCTGCCCGGATGATCGCTGTTGTATCAGTCAGTGTGATTTTGATATCCATACTGATCTTCTGTTTGGAGACATTGCCACGGTTCAGGGAAGATCACAGCACAGACATAGAACTCAGTAATCACCTCATCACGAATGGGACTACTcgccacaaaaaaaaaaatccgtTGACAGACCCGTTTTTTATGGTTGAGTCACTTTGCATCGTGTGGTTTTCCTTTGAATTTCTCATGAGGTTTTTATCGTGCCCTAGCAAACCGGCTTTCTTCAAAAACGCAATGAACGTCATTGACATATTAGCGATTGCTCCTTATTTCATCACCCTTGGACTTGAACTCGCTGAGCTACAGGGAGCGGGAAGCGAGCAGGCCATGTCGTTAGCCATACTCAGAGTAATCCGTTTGGTTCGAGTCTTCAGGATTTTCAAACTTTCCAGGCACTCCAAGGGTCTCCAAATCTTGGGCCAGACACTCAACGCCAGCATCAGCGAACTAGGTCTTTTGATATTCTTTCTTCTCATAGGGGTTATTCTGTTCTCCAGCGCTGCTTACTTTGCAGAGACAGACGACCCTGAATCGGGATTCACGAGTATCCCCGCCGCATTTTGGTGGGCGGTGGTGTCCATGACTACGGTTGGATACGGAGACATGTGCCCGGTTACTATTGGCGGCAAAATAGTGGGATCGATGTGTGCCATCGCCGGAGTGCTGACCATAGCCCTACCTGTCCCTGTTATCGTTTCCAATTTTAATTACTTCTATCACAGAGAACGCAATGATGAGGACACCGCCGTGTATACTCACGTGACTTGTGGTCAACAGAATACTTCATTTGGCGAATTCAAATCGACCAGCGACAGCAAACAGTCCCTCGCCAAATCAGAGTACATTGAAGATGATTCTCTCGAGACACTCAGATTTACTAACTTTAGCCCATTTGAACATTACACTGGCAAGCTGACAGATGTATGA